A region from the Lemur catta isolate mLemCat1 chromosome 7, mLemCat1.pri, whole genome shotgun sequence genome encodes:
- the LOC123641622 gene encoding olfactory receptor 52B2-like, producing the protein MFSANLTTFHPTVFILLGIPGLEQYHTWLSIPFCLMYITAVLGNGALILVVLSECTLHGPMYVFLSMLAGTDILLSTTTVPKALAIFWFHAGEIAFDACITQMFFIHVAESGILLAMAFDRFVAICTPLRYTGILTPMAIAKMTLAIWGRSIGTIFPIIFLLKRLPYCRTNIIPHSYCEHIGVARLACADITVNIWYGFSVPMASVLVDVALIGVSYTLILQAVFRLPSQDARHKALNTCGSHIGVILLFFIPSFFTFLTHCFGKNIPHHVHILLANLYVLVPPMLNPIIYGAKTKQIRDSMAHMLSIVGKS; encoded by the coding sequence ATGTTTTCTGCTAATCTCACCACCTTTCATCCCACTGTGTTCATCCTACTTGGCATCCCAGGACTTGAGCAATACCACACCTGGCTTTCAATTCCCTTCTGCCTCATGTACATCACTGCAGTCTTGGGAAATGGAGCCCTCATTCTTGTTGTCCTCAGTGAATGCACCCTGCACGGACCCATGTATGTCTTCCTATCCATGCTGGCTGGCACTGACATCCTGCTGTCCACAACCACTGTGCCCAAGGCCCTGGCTATCTTCTGGTTCCACGCTGGGGAGATAGCCTTTGATGCCTGCATTACCCAGATGTTTTTCATCCATGTGGCTGAGTCAGGAATCCTGCTGGCCATGGCATTTGACCGCTTTGTGGCCATTTGTACTCCCTTGAGATACACAGGCATCTTAACTCCTATGGCAATTGCAAAAATGACCCTGGCCATCTGGGGACGGAGCATTGGGACCATTTTTCCTATCATATTCTTACTGAAGAGACTTCCATACTGTAGGACCAATATCATCCCCCACTCATACTGTGAGCACATTGGGGTGGCCCGACTGGCCTGTGCTGACATCACTGTCAATATTTGGTATGGCTTCTCAGTGCCAATGGCTTCAGTTTTGGTAGATGTTGCACTCATTGGTGTTTCCTACACTTTGATCCTCCAAGCTGTGTTTAGACTTCCTTCCCAGGATGCCCGGCACAAGGCTCTCAATACCTGTGGTTCTCACATTGGAGTTATTCTCCTCTTCTTCATCCCATCCTTTTTTACTTTCCTGACCCACTGCTTTGGTAAGAATATCCCCCACCATGTCCATATCCTTCTGGCAAATCTCTACGTATTAGTTCCCCCCATGCTTAACCCCATCATCTATGGAGCAAAGACCAAGCAAATTAGGGACAGTATGGCTCACATGTTATCTATTGTGGGGAAGTCTTAA